In Deinococcus proteolyticus MRP, a single genomic region encodes these proteins:
- a CDS encoding HIT domain-containing protein encodes MTQGREPSIFERIIAREIPSDVVYEDSEFIAIRDIAPKAPIHLLVIPKVWTPRIDTVQDPEQMGRLWLKAMEVARQHAQDYRLVVNAGRGAGMMVEHTHIHILAGWEHGPESDVL; translated from the coding sequence ATGACCCAAGGCCGCGAACCCAGTATCTTCGAGCGCATCATCGCCCGTGAGATTCCCAGTGACGTCGTGTACGAGGACAGCGAGTTCATCGCTATCCGCGACATCGCCCCCAAGGCGCCCATTCACCTGCTGGTGATTCCCAAAGTCTGGACCCCGCGCATCGACACGGTGCAGGACCCGGAGCAGATGGGCCGGCTGTGGCTCAAGGCGATGGAAGTGGCCCGGCAGCACGCCCAGGACTACCGCCTGGTGGTGAACGCGGGCCGGGGCGCAGGCATGATGGTGGAACACACCCACATTCACATTCTGGCCGGCTGGGAGCATGGCCCCGAAAGCGACGTGCTGTGA
- a CDS encoding ClbS/DfsB family four-helix bundle protein — protein MTASHAPAPRVLVLAELRRELRAWQAMNTQAERLHLTEARMQNAWTWRELLAHLTAWQEVTLARLRAAPDGAGLTYPAWAGGQNPDGQDLNAVNARIQAAARGQSWPQSHAAWERGFAEVLERAQTLSEDDLARPRDWLDGYTLLDVLRGTLTHHREEHRLGAQRWLDSQAGRTRAAER, from the coding sequence ATGACGGCGTCCCATGCCCCAGCACCCCGCGTCCTCGTCCTGGCCGAACTGCGCCGCGAGTTGCGGGCATGGCAGGCCATGAATACCCAGGCCGAGCGACTGCACCTGACCGAGGCCCGGATGCAGAACGCCTGGACCTGGCGCGAGTTGCTGGCGCACCTGACCGCCTGGCAGGAAGTTACCCTGGCCCGGCTGCGGGCCGCGCCGGACGGCGCCGGACTGACCTACCCTGCCTGGGCAGGCGGCCAGAACCCTGACGGGCAAGACCTGAACGCGGTCAATGCCCGGATTCAGGCCGCCGCCCGGGGACAGAGCTGGCCGCAGAGCCACGCCGCCTGGGAGCGCGGATTTGCGGAAGTGCTGGAGCGGGCGCAGACACTGAGCGAAGACGACCTCGCCCGCCCTAGAGACTGGCTGGACGGCTACACCCTGCTGGATGTGCTGCGCGGCACCCTGACACACCACCGCGAGGAACACCGGCTGGGGGCGCAGCGCTGGCTGGATAGCCAAGCGGGCCGCACCCGCGCCGCTGAACGGTAG
- a CDS encoding class I SAM-dependent DNA methyltransferase, whose translation MQHPPFTALAAVYDTMMEDVEYSHWADFILTYARDQGLSSGRALDLACGTGGLTRELLAAGWDVTGLDGSAEMLEMARARLPQGTTLVQGDLRTFALEEQFDLVTCVFDSLNNLLSAEELGQAFARAATHLRPGGLLACDLNTRLGVRELWDGGVMEGVAPASDGSEVHYHWSHTFDPAEELGVVQALCRVVRDGGEVDEFIELHRERGYDPGEVAPLLRAAGFARWDIVEYPDYAEPQEDTPRIWVLAWKGEGA comes from the coding sequence ATGCAGCATCCTCCCTTTACTGCCCTGGCGGCGGTCTACGACACCATGATGGAAGACGTGGAGTACAGCCACTGGGCCGACTTCATCCTGACCTATGCCCGTGACCAGGGCCTCAGCAGCGGGCGGGCGCTGGACCTGGCCTGCGGCACCGGCGGCCTGACCCGTGAACTGCTGGCCGCCGGCTGGGACGTGACCGGGCTGGACGGCTCGGCCGAGATGCTGGAGATGGCGCGTGCCCGCCTGCCCCAGGGCACGACGCTGGTACAGGGCGACCTGCGGACTTTTGCACTGGAAGAACAGTTCGACCTGGTCACCTGCGTGTTCGACAGCCTGAACAACCTGCTGAGCGCAGAAGAACTGGGGCAGGCCTTCGCACGGGCGGCGACGCATCTGCGCCCCGGCGGGCTGCTGGCCTGTGACCTGAACACCCGCCTGGGCGTGCGCGAGCTGTGGGACGGCGGCGTGATGGAAGGCGTGGCCCCAGCAAGCGACGGCAGCGAGGTGCATTACCACTGGTCGCACACCTTCGACCCGGCCGAGGAGCTGGGCGTGGTGCAGGCGCTGTGCCGGGTGGTGCGCGACGGCGGCGAGGTGGACGAGTTCATCGAGCTGCACCGCGAGCGCGGCTACGACCCGGGCGAGGTCGCACCGCTGCTGCGGGCGGCGGGGTTCGCCCGCTGGGACATCGTGGAGTATCCCGACTACGCCGAGCCGCAGGAGGACACGCCACGTATCTGGGTGCTGGCCTGGAAAGGTGAGGGGGCGTGA
- a CDS encoding NAD(P)H-dependent glycerol-3-phosphate dehydrogenase translates to MTPKVAVPKVTVLGAGGWGTALALSLLRAGNCEVTLWARREDAAQELRSRRENVPYLPGVPLPPELHITSDLTQATAKAELALAVTPSVGVPELLSALPHKLPLVLCAKGLGPGGERLSELARAQGFTRLAVLSGPNHAEEIGRGLPAATVIASHDAALAARAQALLQSASLRPYTSSDPVGVELGGVLKNVLAVAAGMVDGLQLGDNAKASLLTRGLPEMARYLAWAGAQPGTLYGLSGLGDLMATATSRHSRNRAAGEALARGGQPEQGGKVVEGLRTARLLHDWGEQHGTELPIIHAVSRVAAGEWTPQRAVEGLMERAAKAEA, encoded by the coding sequence GTGACGCCCAAGGTTGCGGTGCCTAAAGTGACCGTGCTGGGCGCGGGCGGCTGGGGCACGGCACTGGCCCTGAGCCTGCTGCGGGCTGGGAACTGCGAAGTCACGCTCTGGGCCAGACGCGAGGACGCTGCCCAGGAGCTGCGGTCTAGGCGGGAGAACGTGCCCTACCTGCCGGGCGTGCCGCTGCCGCCGGAGCTGCACATCACGTCCGACCTGACCCAGGCCACAGCGAAAGCCGAGCTGGCGCTCGCCGTGACTCCCAGCGTGGGCGTGCCGGAGCTGCTCAGCGCCTTGCCGCACAAGCTGCCGCTGGTGCTGTGCGCCAAGGGCCTGGGACCGGGCGGCGAACGCCTGAGCGAACTGGCGCGGGCACAGGGCTTCACGCGGCTGGCCGTGCTGAGCGGCCCCAACCACGCCGAGGAAATCGGGCGGGGCCTGCCGGCTGCCACCGTGATTGCCAGCCACGACGCGGCGCTGGCGGCCCGCGCCCAGGCGCTGCTGCAGTCGGCCAGCCTGCGTCCCTACACCAGCAGCGACCCGGTGGGCGTAGAACTGGGTGGCGTCCTGAAAAACGTGCTGGCCGTAGCCGCCGGCATGGTGGACGGGCTGCAGCTGGGCGACAACGCCAAAGCTTCGCTGCTGACGCGGGGGCTGCCGGAAATGGCCCGCTACCTCGCCTGGGCCGGGGCGCAGCCGGGCACCCTGTACGGCCTGAGCGGCTTGGGCGACCTGATGGCCACAGCGACCAGCCGCCACTCACGCAACCGGGCCGCTGGCGAGGCGCTGGCCCGGGGCGGGCAGCCCGAGCAGGGCGGCAAGGTGGTCGAGGGGCTGCGCACCGCCCGGCTGCTGCACGACTGGGGCGAGCAGCATGGCACCGAACTGCCCATCATTCACGCGGTGTCGCGGGTGGCGGCGGGCGAGTGGACCCCACAGCGGGCGGTGGAAGGCCTGATGGAGCGGGCTGCCAAAGCTGAAGCCTAA
- the sdaAA gene encoding L-serine ammonia-lyase, iron-sulfur-dependent, subunit alpha, which translates to MKLEDIMQAPAPASAWVLERDCEESGLDPQAVRDEMRRRIAEMRDSVERGLKNDAKSITGMVGWNAKGLWEAPDTLNAPLLVRVQAYAMAVNEENARMGRIVAAPTAGSAGTVPGALLGVADHLGIEDDRLVGPLILAAGIGKAISKKMFISGAAGGCQAEIGSSAAMAAAAVTELMGGSPRAAVHAAALALTNTIGLVCDPVGGYVEVPCVSRNAFYAVHAVSAAQLALANLESFIPPDEVVTAMAEVGRMMPPALRETAEGGLAQTPTGRAIMERMESGEMDPLPLIQ; encoded by the coding sequence ATGAAACTAGAAGACATCATGCAGGCCCCCGCGCCTGCTTCCGCGTGGGTGCTGGAGCGCGACTGCGAAGAATCCGGCCTGGACCCGCAGGCGGTCCGCGACGAGATGCGCCGCCGTATCGCGGAAATGCGCGACTCGGTGGAGCGCGGCCTGAAGAACGACGCCAAAAGTATTACCGGCATGGTGGGCTGGAACGCCAAGGGCCTGTGGGAAGCCCCCGACACGCTGAACGCTCCGCTGCTGGTACGTGTGCAGGCCTACGCGATGGCCGTGAACGAAGAGAACGCCCGCATGGGCCGCATCGTGGCCGCCCCCACCGCTGGCAGCGCGGGCACCGTGCCTGGAGCGCTGCTGGGCGTGGCGGACCACCTCGGCATTGAGGACGACCGGCTGGTCGGCCCGCTGATTCTGGCGGCAGGTATCGGCAAGGCCATCAGCAAAAAGATGTTCATTTCGGGCGCAGCAGGTGGCTGCCAGGCTGAAATCGGCTCCAGCGCAGCCATGGCCGCCGCCGCCGTCACCGAGCTGATGGGCGGCAGCCCCCGCGCTGCCGTGCACGCCGCTGCCCTGGCGCTGACCAATACCATCGGCCTGGTGTGCGACCCTGTCGGTGGCTACGTGGAAGTGCCCTGTGTGAGCCGCAACGCCTTTTATGCCGTTCACGCGGTGAGCGCCGCGCAACTGGCGCTGGCGAATCTGGAAAGCTTCATCCCACCCGACGAAGTGGTGACCGCGATGGCCGAAGTGGGCCGCATGATGCCCCCTGCGCTGCGTGAAACGGCAGAAGGCGGCCTCGCGCAGACCCCGACGGGCCGCGCCATCATGGAGCGGATGGAAAGCGGCGAGATGGACCCGCTGCCGCTGATTCAGTAG
- a CDS encoding 16S rRNA (uracil(1498)-N(3))-methyltransferase has translation MRLTRIRVPELPADLEAGPELVLTGGEVRHLGVMRLGAGDPLLVFDGRGREARAEVTALDGLRATLRLVEELPGTPETPQPVTLAVALLKGDKLADVVRAATELGVARIQLLVTQHADVRDIGANKLARLNRVAAEASKQSRRAVTPEVLPPVPLAALTWEGQAYVAHPYVHDLLSSHLHWDSPVTLLTGPEGGFSESEMEALLSRGAQGVVLGPRILRAETAPLALLGAIAATGV, from the coding sequence ATGCGCCTGACCCGTATTCGCGTGCCGGAGCTGCCCGCCGACCTGGAAGCGGGGCCGGAGCTGGTCCTGACAGGGGGCGAGGTGCGGCACCTGGGCGTGATGCGGCTGGGAGCCGGTGACCCGTTGCTGGTCTTCGACGGCCGGGGCCGCGAAGCCCGCGCCGAAGTGACCGCGCTGGACGGCCTGCGGGCCACGCTGCGGCTGGTAGAAGAACTGCCCGGCACGCCCGAGACGCCGCAGCCGGTCACGCTGGCGGTGGCCCTGCTCAAGGGCGACAAACTGGCCGATGTGGTGCGGGCCGCCACCGAACTGGGTGTGGCCCGCATTCAGCTGCTGGTCACGCAGCACGCCGATGTGCGCGATATCGGTGCGAACAAGCTGGCTAGGCTGAACCGCGTCGCCGCCGAGGCCAGCAAGCAGTCGCGCCGCGCCGTGACCCCCGAGGTGCTGCCCCCGGTCCCGCTGGCTGCGCTGACCTGGGAAGGTCAGGCGTATGTGGCGCACCCGTATGTCCACGACCTGCTGTCCAGCCACCTGCACTGGGACAGCCCGGTCACGCTCCTCACCGGCCCCGAGGGCGGCTTTTCCGAGAGCGAAATGGAAGCCCTGCTGAGCCGTGGCGCTCAGGGCGTGGTGCTCGGGCCCCGCATCCTACGGGCCGAGACCGCCCCGCTGGCGCTGCTGGGAGCGATTGCAGCGACCGGGGTTTAG
- a CDS encoding HAD family hydrolase: protein MERGFQGVIFDFDGVLIDSEGIAYDAWVGAMGEAGERIGRQALMDAGNGLTNAMLLDWLGREHGWEPQPGFTEELNRRFVEAFGSGAVIPGAAETLSRLRAAGVPLALATNSGQEEMVFKLGEVGLAEVFGDHAYNPSHVQGRAKPEPDLYRHAAQALGLDPAQCLVVEDSLVGVRAAVAAGCRVWGITATHHDPALAGTLLDAGAERIVGNHTELQAALGV, encoded by the coding sequence ATGGAGCGCGGCTTCCAAGGGGTCATCTTCGACTTCGACGGGGTCCTTATCGACTCCGAAGGCATCGCCTACGACGCCTGGGTGGGCGCGATGGGCGAGGCCGGCGAGCGCATCGGCCGCCAGGCGCTGATGGACGCCGGCAACGGCCTGACCAACGCCATGCTGCTCGACTGGCTCGGGCGTGAGCACGGCTGGGAGCCGCAGCCCGGTTTTACGGAGGAACTGAACCGCCGCTTCGTGGAAGCCTTTGGGTCCGGCGCAGTCATTCCCGGCGCCGCCGAGACGCTAAGCCGCCTGCGCGCCGCCGGCGTACCGCTGGCCCTGGCGACCAACAGCGGCCAGGAAGAGATGGTGTTCAAGCTGGGCGAAGTGGGCCTGGCCGAGGTATTCGGAGACCACGCCTACAACCCCTCGCACGTGCAGGGCCGTGCCAAGCCGGAGCCGGACCTGTACCGCCACGCGGCGCAGGCGCTGGGCCTGGACCCCGCGCAGTGCCTGGTGGTTGAAGACAGCCTGGTAGGCGTGCGTGCGGCTGTGGCCGCCGGCTGCCGGGTATGGGGTATTACCGCCACCCACCACGACCCGGCGCTGGCCGGCACGCTGCTGGACGCCGGAGCCGAGCGCATAGTAGGCAACCACACCGAGTTGCAAGCCGCGCTGGGGGTGTAA
- a CDS encoding CHAD domain-containing protein yields the protein MAKTSSKATKAGRIAPASGAQPSTLNTQLAEYWPDFQAATPRAVHEVRKLTRRAGAEAEVSDLKKKVRREWRDLRRAAAPIRDHDAAGEHLQAALAELKASPAAVKRFQAAWAKRRTELLAAHPLPAAMPSSYDLPGDWEARAERVMKADRKALLKRGKALMKAADTDDSEAWHDWRKLMKRYRYTLELAGKAPREVKDTLEHLGRLQDAEVLLELLRHEGQHFTAAQLSALTRREEQARLQARAAVRELWPTLKAHLKGEALPNEEAAPPAQAPATAEASAPAKVSAPATPAASPTPTKKAATPKPDRATQASRKTPRRQPAAEATGTQARAARSGAKKTTPAAATKAEKAPAKRASTAAAKAPAAKVPASKVPADKGPAKRAAKTAINTASGPAAKPSRSAAKKKPATPRRKTGDPDGNS from the coding sequence ATGGCCAAGACATCCTCCAAGGCGACCAAAGCGGGCCGCATCGCCCCCGCCAGCGGGGCACAGCCCAGCACCCTGAACACACAGCTGGCCGAGTACTGGCCCGACTTCCAAGCCGCCACGCCGCGGGCGGTCCACGAGGTCCGCAAGCTGACCCGCCGCGCCGGGGCCGAAGCCGAAGTGAGCGACCTGAAGAAAAAGGTGCGCCGCGAGTGGCGTGACCTGCGCCGCGCTGCCGCGCCTATCCGCGACCACGACGCGGCCGGCGAGCACCTGCAGGCCGCACTGGCAGAACTGAAGGCCAGCCCCGCCGCTGTGAAGCGGTTCCAGGCAGCCTGGGCCAAGCGCCGCACCGAGCTGCTGGCCGCCCACCCCCTGCCGGCTGCGATGCCCAGCAGCTACGACCTGCCCGGAGACTGGGAAGCGCGGGCCGAGCGGGTGATGAAGGCCGACCGTAAAGCGCTGCTGAAGCGGGGCAAAGCGCTGATGAAGGCCGCCGACACGGACGATTCCGAAGCCTGGCACGACTGGCGCAAGCTGATGAAGCGCTACCGCTACACCCTGGAACTCGCCGGCAAGGCGCCGCGTGAGGTGAAAGACACGCTGGAGCACCTGGGCCGCCTGCAGGATGCCGAAGTGCTGCTGGAACTGCTGCGCCACGAAGGGCAGCACTTCACAGCAGCGCAGCTGAGCGCGCTGACCCGCCGCGAGGAGCAGGCCCGCCTGCAAGCCCGCGCCGCTGTCCGTGAGCTGTGGCCCACGCTGAAGGCCCACCTGAAAGGCGAAGCGCTGCCCAACGAGGAAGCGGCTCCACCGGCCCAGGCTCCCGCCACGGCTGAAGCCTCTGCCCCGGCCAAGGTCTCCGCGCCCGCCACACCGGCAGCGTCCCCCACCCCCACCAAGAAAGCGGCGACTCCAAAACCTGACCGGGCCACGCAGGCAAGCCGAAAGACGCCCCGCCGCCAGCCCGCAGCCGAAGCCACCGGCACCCAGGCCAGGGCAGCCCGCAGTGGAGCCAAGAAAACCACCCCGGCCGCTGCTACCAAGGCCGAGAAGGCCCCGGCCAAACGGGCCAGTACGGCCGCAGCCAAAGCACCTGCAGCCAAAGTGCCGGCCAGCAAAGTGCCTGCCGACAAAGGGCCTGCCAAAAGGGCTGCCAAAACCGCGATCAACACCGCCAGCGGCCCGGCCGCGAAGCCCAGCCGCAGCGCCGCGAAGAAGAAGCCGGCCACCCCACGCCGTAAGACCGGCGACCCAGACGGCAATTCCTAA
- a CDS encoding alpha/beta fold hydrolase, which yields MTNSQSTKPQTAVLLHAFPLDARMWTEQKKALEAAGLRVIVPHLPGFGGEAGELTSLEEMAETLVDNVLPEEPVALVGLSMGGYLALEVLAALQQRGQPERVSHLVLADTHAQGDDAEKSEDREKQAQKVLKEGQEFMVETAREEQKPSTAKQTAKMTREASREGVAAALRAMAARADRRDVLRRAGEQGVQVLALVGSEDALTPPEQAQENADLSGGQLKVIEGAGHLSNLDEPEAFNQALVDFLS from the coding sequence ATGACCAATTCCCAGTCCACCAAACCCCAAACCGCCGTGCTGCTGCACGCTTTCCCGCTGGACGCCCGCATGTGGACCGAGCAGAAAAAGGCCCTGGAAGCGGCGGGCCTGCGGGTCATCGTGCCGCATCTGCCTGGTTTTGGCGGCGAAGCGGGCGAGCTGACCAGCCTGGAGGAGATGGCCGAAACCCTGGTAGACAACGTGCTGCCCGAAGAACCCGTAGCGCTGGTGGGCCTCAGCATGGGCGGCTACCTGGCGCTGGAAGTGCTGGCCGCGCTGCAACAACGTGGGCAGCCGGAGCGCGTCAGCCACCTGGTGCTGGCCGACACCCACGCGCAGGGCGACGACGCCGAGAAAAGCGAGGACCGTGAAAAGCAGGCCCAGAAGGTACTGAAAGAAGGCCAGGAGTTCATGGTGGAAACGGCCCGCGAGGAGCAAAAGCCCTCCACCGCCAAGCAGACCGCCAAGATGACCCGCGAGGCCAGCCGCGAGGGCGTCGCCGCCGCGCTGCGTGCGATGGCCGCCCGCGCCGACCGCCGTGACGTGCTGCGCCGCGCAGGTGAGCAAGGCGTGCAGGTGCTGGCACTGGTAGGCAGCGAGGACGCCCTGACCCCACCCGAGCAGGCACAGGAAAACGCCGACCTGAGCGGCGGCCAGCTGAAGGTCATTGAGGGTGCAGGCCACCTGTCCAACCTGGATGAACCAGAAGCGTTCAACCAGGCGCTGGTGGACTTCCTGAGCTGA
- a CDS encoding 50S ribosomal protein L11 methyltransferase, translating to MLVYALPGTLETREADLDLLWEAGATGLEERGGQIRAYFDERLEFTGPLAGGEWLEEQEQDWQAAFKRDIRPVVAGRITIAPPWLADEVPATQLPLIIEPGMAFGTGHHATTRLAVEALSALDLNGKNVLDVGTGSGVLAMAAAKLGADLAYGVDIDPQTIPVARENAAQNGLSAPQAQFDEGTLAQGSFTAPAGHAALAEQGYDVLVANLFAELHDLLAATYLDHLRPGGALLLTGILEDRLGLVLAALEREGVRGVEVRQEGEWALVTGQKAG from the coding sequence ATGCTGGTGTATGCCCTGCCCGGAACCCTGGAAACCCGTGAAGCCGACCTCGACCTGCTGTGGGAGGCCGGCGCGACCGGCCTGGAAGAGCGGGGCGGGCAGATTCGCGCCTATTTCGACGAGCGGCTGGAGTTCACTGGTCCGCTGGCCGGGGGCGAGTGGCTGGAAGAGCAGGAGCAGGACTGGCAGGCGGCGTTCAAGCGCGACATCCGCCCGGTGGTCGCGGGCCGCATTACCATCGCCCCGCCCTGGCTGGCAGATGAGGTGCCGGCCACGCAGCTGCCGCTGATTATCGAGCCTGGCATGGCTTTCGGGACCGGGCACCACGCCACCACCCGGCTGGCGGTCGAGGCGCTCAGCGCCCTGGACCTGAACGGCAAAAACGTGCTGGACGTGGGCACCGGCAGCGGCGTGCTGGCGATGGCGGCGGCCAAGCTGGGCGCGGACCTGGCCTACGGGGTGGACATTGACCCGCAGACCATTCCGGTGGCCCGTGAGAACGCCGCCCAGAACGGTCTGAGTGCTCCGCAGGCCCAGTTCGATGAAGGCACGCTGGCCCAGGGCAGCTTCACGGCGCCGGCGGGGCACGCTGCGCTGGCGGAGCAGGGCTACGACGTGCTGGTCGCCAACCTCTTTGCCGAGCTGCACGACCTGCTGGCCGCCACCTATCTGGACCACCTGCGCCCCGGCGGCGCGCTGCTTCTGACCGGCATTCTCGAAGACCGCCTGGGCCTGGTGCTGGCGGCGCTGGAGCGTGAAGGCGTGCGGGGTGTGGAGGTGCGCCAGGAAGGCGAGTGGGCGCTGGTCACCGGACAGAAGGCAGGCTAG
- a CDS encoding SDR family NAD(P)-dependent oxidoreductase, giving the protein MRVSKRLLLAGAAAALAARRTLTPRYALSGKSVLITGGSRGLGLALAREFAARGARLTLVARTSSDLDTAAAELRGQGTEVATVTADLTKREEVERAVQAAMTAHGALDVVVHSAGMIQTGPLQDMTEDDWREVMEINAFAALRLVRAAYPHLKAAGGRVLLVTSIGGKVAVPHLGPYSMSKFAAVGLGAALRAELGLDGIGVTTVCPGLMQTGSPKHALVKGQHEKEYAWFATIDNLPLVSMPAPAAARGMVDALVRGDAEAMIGVPAAVARYAQALAPQLVADAMALTNRFLPGPTGNPQARRGADAESEVTRSNPIKRAAEQGFNQE; this is encoded by the coding sequence ATGCGAGTTTCCAAAAGATTGCTGCTGGCCGGTGCCGCTGCAGCCCTGGCTGCCCGCCGGACCCTGACTCCCCGCTACGCCCTGAGCGGCAAAAGCGTGCTGATTACCGGCGGTTCGCGTGGGCTGGGGCTGGCGCTGGCCCGCGAATTCGCGGCGCGTGGGGCACGGCTGACCCTGGTGGCCCGCACCTCCAGCGACCTGGACACGGCCGCCGCCGAGCTGCGTGGGCAGGGCACCGAGGTGGCGACCGTCACCGCCGACCTGACCAAGCGGGAAGAAGTAGAGCGGGCCGTGCAGGCCGCCATGACCGCCCACGGCGCGCTGGACGTGGTGGTCCATAGCGCCGGCATGATTCAGACCGGCCCGCTGCAGGACATGACCGAAGACGACTGGCGCGAGGTGATGGAAATCAACGCCTTCGCCGCGCTGCGCCTGGTCCGCGCCGCCTACCCGCACCTGAAGGCAGCCGGCGGGCGGGTGCTGCTGGTCACGTCTATCGGGGGCAAGGTGGCGGTGCCGCACCTGGGACCGTACTCCATGAGCAAGTTCGCGGCGGTGGGCCTGGGTGCAGCCCTGCGTGCGGAGCTGGGCCTGGACGGTATCGGTGTGACCACGGTGTGCCCCGGCCTGATGCAGACCGGCAGCCCCAAACACGCGCTGGTCAAGGGCCAGCACGAAAAGGAATACGCCTGGTTCGCCACCATCGACAACCTGCCGCTGGTGTCCATGCCGGCTCCGGCTGCAGCGCGGGGCATGGTGGACGCCCTGGTGCGCGGCGACGCCGAAGCCATGATCGGCGTGCCCGCTGCGGTGGCCCGCTACGCGCAGGCGCTGGCTCCGCAGCTGGTGGCCGACGCGATGGCGCTGACCAACCGCTTCCTCCCTGGCCCGACCGGCAACCCGCAGGCCCGCCGCGGCGCCGACGCTGAAAGCGAAGTGACCCGCAGCAACCCCATCAAGCGGGCGGCGGAGCAGGGATTTAATCAGGAGTGA